The segment GAAGAACCAATAATCATGAACCGACTCCGTCTCCCGATCTCCGCCGCCGCCGGCCGCCGCGCGGCCCGGCTCGCCGCGCTGCTCGCGTGCGCGGCGCTCGTCGCCGGCTGCCAGCAGGAGCTGTACGGCGGCCTCGCCGAGCGCGACTGCAACGAGATGATGGCCGCGCTGCTGCAGAACGGCGTCGACGCGCAGAAGAAGACGCCCGACGGCGGCAAGACGTGGACGCTCGCCGTCGACGACAAGCAGATCGTCAAGGCGATGGAAGTGCTGCGCGCGCGCGGGCTGCCCGCGACGCGCTACGACGATCTCGGCGCGCTGTTCAAGAAGGACGGCCTCGTGTCGACGCCGACCGAGGAGCGCGTGCGGTTCATCTACGGCGTGTCGCAGGAGCTGTCGGACACGCTGTCGAAGATCGACGGCGTCGTGGTCGCTCGCGTGCACATCGTGCTGCCGAACAACGATCCGCTCGCGCAGGTCGCGAAGCCGTCGTCGGCGTCGGTGTTCATCAAGTACCGGCCGAACGCGAACCTTGCGACGCTCACGCCGCAGATCAAGAACCTCGTCGTCCATAGCGTCGAAGGGCTGACCTACGACGAAGTGAGCGTCACGTCGGTCGCCGCCGATCCGGTCGATCTCGTGTCGGCCGCGCAGCCGGGCGCGCAGAAGTCCGGCGGCGCGACGCTCGTCGGCGTGCTGATCGCCCTCTTCGTGTGCGTCGCGCTCGCGGCCGCGGGCGGCGCGCTGTGGTGGCGCGCGCGCAAGCAAGGCGGCGCAGGTGCGGGCGGCCTCGCCGCACGGCTGCGCGGCGGCAATGGCGGCGGCGGCGCGAATGCCGCGGCCGCGCCTCAGCAGGCCGGCGCGCGATGAGCGGCGGCGCGCCGGTCGCGAGCGTCGCCAGCGTCCCGACCCGGGCCGCGTGGCTCGCCGGCTACGACGCGAACGCGCGATGCACGGCCGACTGGGTTCACGCGAGCTGGCACGGCGCGCTCGCGCCGCTCGTCGCGACGATGCATGAACGTGCGCCGGCGCTGCGCGCCGCGTGCTCGCTGCGGCTGCTGCGCATGCTTGGCGTGCCGTCGCCGTCGCTCGACGGCTTCGATGCGCCGGCGGACCGGCTTGCCGCGCTGCCCGTCGCCGACGCGCTGCGGCTCATGCGCGTGCGCGCGCTGCTGTTCCGGCGCACCGAGCTGCGTCACTGGATCGACCGCGCGAGCCGCGAGCGGCTCGCGGGCTGGGTCGGCGCCGACGGCTGCCGCGCGCTCGCCGCGCTCTGCGCGCTGCCCGACGCGTCGCGGGCGCGCGATCTCGATCGCCGCGAGCCGATCGCGCCGCTCGCGCAACGGTCCGGCGACGACCTCGCATGGGAAGGCTGGTGCCTGTTCGAGCGCGAGCGGACCTGGTCGCCGGCGGGGCCGATGCGCATCGTGCGCCTCGCGCTGCCGCGCGACGCCGCGCGCGCGCCATGGATCGAACGCGCGGCGGCGGACGCGGACGGCGCGACGCTGCTCGCGCGCCTGCCGTCGCTGTTTCCGGAGTGGTCATGGCTTTTTGGCTGAAGAACCGGCAGATTCCGCTCGCCGACGATCTCTGCATCGACGCGCCGCACGGCGTGCTGCGCCGCGACGCGTTCGAGACGGTCGAGGCGCTCGACGCCGCGCTCGACGCGCTTGCGACGGAACGTGACGCCGTGCTGCGCGCGGCCCGCGACGACGCCGAACGGATCGCCGCCGACGCGCGCACGCAGGCCGACGCGCTCGTCGACGCCGCGCGGCGCGAGCACGACAGCGCATACGCGCGCGGCTACGACGCCGGCCGCGCGCAAGCGATCGCCGACTGGCACGCGCAGGCGGCCGATTCGTTCGAGCAGGAGCGGCGCGTACGCGACCGGATGCGTGAACGGCTCGCGGAGCTCGTCGCCGCGGCCGTCCAGCAGATGGTGCGCG is part of the Burkholderia ubonensis subsp. mesacidophila genome and harbors:
- the sctJ gene encoding type III secretion system inner membrane ring lipoprotein SctJ, whose amino-acid sequence is MNRLRLPISAAAGRRAARLAALLACAALVAGCQQELYGGLAERDCNEMMAALLQNGVDAQKKTPDGGKTWTLAVDDKQIVKAMEVLRARGLPATRYDDLGALFKKDGLVSTPTEERVRFIYGVSQELSDTLSKIDGVVVARVHIVLPNNDPLAQVAKPSSASVFIKYRPNANLATLTPQIKNLVVHSVEGLTYDEVSVTSVAADPVDLVSAAQPGAQKSGGATLVGVLIALFVCVALAAAGGALWWRARKQGGAGAGGLAARLRGGNGGGGANAAAAPQQAGAR
- a CDS encoding type III secretion protein HrpB4; translation: MSGGAPVASVASVPTRAAWLAGYDANARCTADWVHASWHGALAPLVATMHERAPALRAACSLRLLRMLGVPSPSLDGFDAPADRLAALPVADALRLMRVRALLFRRTELRHWIDRASRERLAGWVGADGCRALAALCALPDASRARDLDRREPIAPLAQRSGDDLAWEGWCLFERERTWSPAGPMRIVRLALPRDAARAPWIERAAADADGATLLARLPSLFPEWSWLFG
- the sctL gene encoding type III secretion system stator protein SctL yields the protein MAFWLKNRQIPLADDLCIDAPHGVLRRDAFETVEALDAALDALATERDAVLRAARDDAERIAADARTQADALVDAARREHDSAYARGYDAGRAQAIADWHAQAADSFEQERRVRDRMRERLAELVAAAVQQMVRAEDARGLFARAAETVERVVAGASYLTVRVCDADYDAAREQFGLLADAWRRQGRNVPVDVVVEPRVARGTCVCESDFGTVDASLDTQLNAIRAALARALDDASRS